From the genome of Bacteroidota bacterium:
TCATCAGAAAGAATAGGATTCGTATTCGCTGGAACTTGTGCAGCAAAGACTACCGTATGATTTAACGTATCGTGCATGACAGAAAAAAAGGTGTTCACATGGGGCACAATCCAAAATTTTTGCGGCGTATATCCCGTCTCTTCTTTGAGCTCCCGCAATGCACCTTGTTGCGCGCTCTCACCTTTTTCGATAGAGCCGGTAACGATCTGCCACATATCCGGATATGCATTTTCCGTAATTGAGCGGCGTAGCATAAGATACATTGGCTCCTTATTCTCAAAGGAAAAAATACAGACTTCTACGATGTTGCAGATAATGTTTGCCATCGTTAACGGCCTTTAAGTTGTTCAATTTCTTCTTTTGTCAATTTCCGTATCTTCCCCGTCTGTAAATCTTCCAATCGTACGGCCCCAATGGCAATCCGCTTTAGTTCAATCACGGGAAATCCTACCGCTTCGAACATACGACGGATCTGGCGATTTTTTCCTTCAACAATAGTAACCTCGCACTCCGAAACATTATTATCGGAATACATTTTCGAAATGCGGGCAGGAAGTGTCTTATAACCATCGTCCAACTCAATCCCTTCAGCCAATTCGCTCAAGATTTCCCGAGTCAATGTTCCCTCGCAGACAACTTCATACGATTTCGGAAATTTTGATTCAGGGTTAGTCAATTTCTCTCCGAGTTGATTATCATTGGTGATCAATAATGCACCGCTTGTCTCTTTATCCAGTCTTCCGACCGGAAAGAGATGACCAATACCTTGAGTATTTTGGTTTTCCTTTAACAGATCGTAGACAGTTTTTCTTCCGCGCTCATCTACTCGCGTAGTAACAACATTGGTCGGCTTATTCATTAAAAGATAGACGAAGGATTTTTCTTTGCTCACTGATTCGGTATTTACCGAAATCTTATCGCGTGAAGGATCCACGCGGAAGGAAAGAGATTTCACAACTCTTCCGTTTACGGTTACATTTCCCTCAGCGACAAATTTTTCCGCCTGACTTCGAGAACAATATCCTAATTTTGAGAGCGCCCGAGGAAGGCTGACAACTCGTTTCGGTTGGTTCGATTTCAATCAATTAGTCCTTTCACTCCACCACGTCCTTTGGAAGACCTAACAGCATTTCGAATTGCATCAGAGGCAGTATCAGCAGCCATTTCTGCAACGAGATCGACCGGTGCAATCACTTGTCCGGCCGAAAGAGCAAATGAGACATCCCCGTCAAACGTTGTATGACATGGTTGGATAGCCCGAGCCATCCCATCATGCACACGTTGTGCTACTCTGTTTGTATCTACTTTACTCAGTTTCACATTTGAGGCAACAACAATAAGTGTGGTATTGGTATTACGTATCAATAAACGATCATTATTGAACGATGCCAATCGTTCTTGCCTTTCATAAAATCTCTCCTCTTTTCGTGCTCCGGCAATCGTTCTCCCATCCTTATCGATGATATCACCAACAGCATTTACCACGGCAATTGCCCCGACGATAATTTCTCCTGATTTCTGCGATGACGAACCAATTCCCCCTTTCATCGCATTCTCAAATCCACTCCATTTTCCAACCACAGCACCGGTGCCCGCACCAACACTTCCTTGTTCATATTTTTGTGAAGCGTGCTGGCATGCTACATAGGCATTCTCTTCTGTTGGAAAAATCGATGAACTGCCGATGTTCAGATCAAAAATAATTGCCGATGGAACAATGGGAACGATTGCCCATGGTGTTGCATATCCTATCTTTTTTTCGACCAAATATTTCATCACACCGTTCGCAGCGCCCAGACCAAACGCACTTCCACCAGAAAGCAGAATAGCATGAACTTCCTGTATTTGTTTATCCGGCGCGAGAGGAACAAGTTCGCGCGAGCCGGGAGAAGAACCACGCACATCACAACTTGCAACGGTATTTGGCGGACAGAGTATTACGGTACAACCGGTGATATTCGTTTCATCAGTATAATGTCCGACGAGAATTCCGGGAACGTCTGTAATCATAATTTAATGTGTGAAAGGAAAATACCGCACGCCATCGCCGCATTGAGCGATTCTGCTTTGCCAAACTGTGGGATATGCACTTTTTTATCGGCCAACTTCGATACTTCGGATGAAACACCATGAGATTCACTGCCGATAATAAGGGCTGTTTTCTTTGAAAAGGAAATACCCCGAAGACTGACACTCTTATCAAGTTCTGTGGAATAGATTGTAAATTTATCCTGATGACAAACGGAAAGAAAATTATTCAAATTGACTTCATCAATAATCGGTATGTGAAACATTGAACCCATGGAAGAACGAACGACTTTGGGATTATAAAGATCTACAGAGTTTTGTCCGATCACCAACGCATCAACACCGAACCAATCACACGTGCGAATGATCGTTCCAAGATTTCCTGGATCGCTGAGACGGTCCAACACCACAACGACTGCTGAAGGCTGCTGAAGGATAGCAGTGATTTTTCTCGTGCGTGAGAATCTGGGCAGAACAGCGATGATCCCCTGCGGCGTGACGGCATCAGAAAGGAACTCTAGCTCTTTCGGTTTTACCGGAAACATTTCACCTGCATAGTGTTGAAGTTTGCTCAGCACACTTTCATTTTCCACTTTTTGTGGATTATAAATGACTGTTTCGATTTCAATGCCGGCGTTCAATGCTTCTTCAACACTTTTCCACCCTTCCAGTATGAACTTCCCTTCTTCATCGCGTCCTTTTTTCTCGTGAAGTATTTTTATGGATTGTAATTTTTGTTTTGTTAACATGAGCTTTTCCTTACAAAACTATTCATAGACTCCCCACACTTCACGAAGAATATCTGAAATCTCTCCCACCGACGCATATTCCTCCACCGAACGAAGAATACAAGGAACAACATTTTCCTTTCCTTGTGCTGCTTTTTTCAGTTCAGAAAGAGATTTTTTCACACTCTCATTATTCCGTTTGCTCCTCACATCGTGAAGACTTTTAATCTGGTCATCGCGGATCGATTCATCAACTTTTAACAATGTATCCGTTTGAGTTTCCGCCACCACAAACTCATTGACACCAACAATGATCTTTTCTTTTTCATCGATCGCACGTTGATACTTATAAGCACTATCAGCAATTTCTGTTTGAAAAAATTGTTGTTCGATCGCCTTTACAGAACCGCCCATTTCATCGATTTTCAATAGGTATTCTTTTACTCGATGTTCGATATCATTGGTCAATGATTCAACATAATACGATCCGGCAAGAGGATCGACCGTATCCGTAACTCCTGATTCGAAACCAATCACTTGCTGCGTACGAAGCGCCAGTCGTGCGGATTCCTCTGTGGGCAAAGCCAATGCTTCGTCCTTTGCATTAGTGTGCAGCGATTGTGTTCCGCCGAGTACTGCGGCAAGCGCCTGTAATGTCACGCGTGGAACATTTGTCTCGATCTGTTGTGCTGCTAATGATGAACCGGCCGTTTGGGAATGAAACCGTAGTTTTAATGAATCGGGATTTTGTGCGCCGAATTCTTCTTTCATGATAGAAGCCCACAATCTTCTCGCAGCACGAAACTTAGCAACCTCCTCAAAAAGATTATTGTGCGCATTAAAAAAGAACGAGAGCCTGGGACCGAAGGAATCGATTTTTAGTCCTGCATTCAATGCCGCCCGAACATATTCCTTTGCATTGGCAAGTGTGAATGCCAGTTCTTGCACTGCCGTCGAACCTGCTTCCCGAATATGATATCCGCTGATAGAGATTGTATTCCAACTTGGAAGATTTTCGCTGCACCATGCAAAAATATCGGTCACCAGTCGCATGGAAGGCTGCGGCGGATAAATGTGCGTTCCGCGTGCAATGTACTCTTTCAAAATGTCGTTCTGTATTGTTCCAGAGATTTTTTTCAGATCGGCGTTCTGTTTTTTTGCCAAGGCAACGTACATACAAAGCAGAATCGCTGCCGTCGCATTAATCGTCATTGACGTTGTAATTTTTTGTAATTCTATGCCGCTAAAGAGCAACTCCATATCTGCCAGCGTATCAATCGCCACACCGACTTTCCCTACTTCTCCTTCACTCATTGCATGATCGGAATTATAACCCATTTGCGTAGGAAGATCGAACGCAACAGAAAGCCCAGTTGTCCCTTGGGATAATAAATATTGATACCGTTCGTTGGATTGTTTTGCGGTGCCGAATCCGGCATATTGGCGCATTGTCCACAAACGTGAACGATACATTGTCGGATGAACTCCACGTGTGAATGGAAATTGTCCAGGCTCACCTAACGGCGTTGATGCATTGAGATCGGCTGGGGAATAAAACTCCTTAATTGGAATTCCTGAATCGGTCTTGAATTTCTTCGCTGACATTCTTGTTGTAATAGAAGTGATTAATGAGTGACCGGTGGAATGAAAATAAGAAAGAAGGAGACAAGATGAAACAGGTAAGTAATACCGCTATTCCCGCCAAATGATTTTCTTTACAAACCTTCCGTCAGATTCGAATACTATTGCCCCTTCCATATCTGTTCGATAAACAGATGCGCCAGAGGCAACGAATCGTTGCAGCACCCTTTTTGATGGATGTCGAAATTTGTTGAACTTTGCCACAGAAACGACAACTTCTTTCGGTATTATGCAGGAAACAAATTCTTGAGAACTGCTGGTGGATGAGCCATGATGTCCTGCCTTCAATAGATCCGATTTCAAAAAATCAGAATACGTGTGAACAAGCTGGTCTTCGGCTTCCAATTCGGCATCACCGGTAAATAAGAAGGAGGTCTCACCATATTGAAGTTTGAAGACAACTGATGTTTCATTCAGATGAGCATATCCGTTTGCAGAGTCTGGATCGATGAATTGCTCTGTTGGATGGAGAAAATACAACTGCGCACCACCTATTGGAAGAATCATACCTGCTCTTGCCGTAATCTGTTCCATTTTTTCTTCTAACAAATCATATTCCCT
Proteins encoded in this window:
- a CDS encoding NUDIX pyrophosphatase → MANIICNIVEVCIFSFENKEPMYLMLRRSITENAYPDMWQIVTGSIEKGESAQQGALRELKEETGYTPQKFWIVPHVNTFFSVMHDTLNHTVVFAAQVPANTNPILSDEHYQFGWYTIEKAKAMCVWPGQMTALDIVHNFIVGGKKAAAFSEIAL
- a CDS encoding pseudouridine synthase, encoding MKSNQPKRVVSLPRALSKLGYCSRSQAEKFVAEGNVTVNGRVVKSLSFRVDPSRDKISVNTESVSKEKSFVYLLMNKPTNVVTTRVDERGRKTVYDLLKENQNTQGIGHLFPVGRLDKETSGALLITNDNQLGEKLTNPESKFPKSYEVVCEGTLTREILSELAEGIELDDGYKTLPARISKMYSDNNVSECEVTIVEGKNRQIRRMFEAVGFPVIELKRIAIGAVRLEDLQTGKIRKLTKEEIEQLKGR
- a CDS encoding P1 family peptidase, which translates into the protein MITDVPGILVGHYTDETNITGCTVILCPPNTVASCDVRGSSPGSRELVPLAPDKQIQEVHAILLSGGSAFGLGAANGVMKYLVEKKIGYATPWAIVPIVPSAIIFDLNIGSSSIFPTEENAYVACQHASQKYEQGSVGAGTGAVVGKWSGFENAMKGGIGSSSQKSGEIIVGAIAVVNAVGDIIDKDGRTIAGARKEERFYERQERLASFNNDRLLIRNTNTTLIVVASNVKLSKVDTNRVAQRVHDGMARAIQPCHTTFDGDVSFALSAGQVIAPVDLVAEMAADTASDAIRNAVRSSKGRGGVKGLID
- a CDS encoding RNA methyltransferase yields the protein MLTKQKLQSIKILHEKKGRDEEGKFILEGWKSVEEALNAGIEIETVIYNPQKVENESVLSKLQHYAGEMFPVKPKELEFLSDAVTPQGIIAVLPRFSRTRKITAILQQPSAVVVVLDRLSDPGNLGTIIRTCDWFGVDALVIGQNSVDLYNPKVVRSSMGSMFHIPIIDEVNLNNFLSVCHQDKFTIYSTELDKSVSLRGISFSKKTALIIGSESHGVSSEVSKLADKKVHIPQFGKAESLNAAMACGIFLSHIKL
- a CDS encoding methylmalonyl-CoA mutase family protein translates to MSAKKFKTDSGIPIKEFYSPADLNASTPLGEPGQFPFTRGVHPTMYRSRLWTMRQYAGFGTAKQSNERYQYLLSQGTTGLSVAFDLPTQMGYNSDHAMSEGEVGKVGVAIDTLADMELLFSGIELQKITTSMTINATAAILLCMYVALAKKQNADLKKISGTIQNDILKEYIARGTHIYPPQPSMRLVTDIFAWCSENLPSWNTISISGYHIREAGSTAVQELAFTLANAKEYVRAALNAGLKIDSFGPRLSFFFNAHNNLFEEVAKFRAARRLWASIMKEEFGAQNPDSLKLRFHSQTAGSSLAAQQIETNVPRVTLQALAAVLGGTQSLHTNAKDEALALPTEESARLALRTQQVIGFESGVTDTVDPLAGSYYVESLTNDIEHRVKEYLLKIDEMGGSVKAIEQQFFQTEIADSAYKYQRAIDEKEKIIVGVNEFVVAETQTDTLLKVDESIRDDQIKSLHDVRSKRNNESVKKSLSELKKAAQGKENVVPCILRSVEEYASVGEISDILREVWGVYE